The Silvanigrella paludirubra genome includes a window with the following:
- a CDS encoding sensor histidine kinase, translated as MAVNSKTLKSYFVRILIFSLFIPLIISVTLLWTFVSNTNEKIKIANNQLKRTYDLEITDSLHKFQSILNIFAQSEELKFYFNSTIDSEIRNKDNLIKVIQLVLKDFKFQETKWFVINSRGIVIINYPQNSIKTKLSKEFDKNIGVTLDNINNSIQFIVPISYKLSNDSNIVKKNLGYICVLIPLDEIKKVFPDLVSIDKISKDLDIKKLQTKVKIEYQIANNILIFYLYIFISFLFVLFGTIWGFKIFQQNIVDKILSLRARVRNEMEYIEKKELKNELSSLSQTFDLYLRYTLFLQKEILKSSQLAAAGNVAHYMAHDIRKPFSKLRFFIQELKNLKDISEIKLAIQDFEPTFIISMEYIEHILNEVMDAAVTKLNITKGVPLESVLIMAFNNIGTLPENTKIKIDYNLSDHLLLSIDVQRVVRIIVNIISNALEAMKYIGDIWIFSKEITFEDNIFMEICIGNNNSYISEDNIENIFEPFYTYKKEKGTGLGLSIAQKIVKLHGGKIYCKSHLNKGVEFIFNLPALIGTYDKSNFQLVKNLNGKKIELSKMKNDNKINLLTEKTIIVLDDDPLVCRSWERAFKSRNTVTFLNPDDCIYFMDENKNHLDKIEMIISDYFFGKNSRTTFENFIEKVRKKYSGKIFLSSDITLEEKKLFNQLNIIIIEKRVYSYEELLNLLKLNS; from the coding sequence ATGGCTGTCAATTCTAAAACGCTTAAAAGCTATTTTGTACGCATTCTAATTTTTTCTTTGTTTATTCCATTAATTATATCAGTGACATTGCTTTGGACTTTTGTTTCTAATACAAATGAAAAAATAAAAATTGCAAATAATCAATTAAAAAGAACTTATGATTTAGAAATAACAGACTCATTACATAAATTTCAATCTATTTTAAATATTTTTGCTCAATCTGAAGAATTAAAATTTTACTTTAATTCAACAATTGATTCAGAAATAAGAAATAAAGATAATTTAATTAAAGTAATTCAGCTTGTTTTAAAGGATTTTAAATTTCAAGAAACAAAATGGTTTGTAATTAATTCCCGTGGTATTGTTATTATTAATTATCCTCAAAACTCAATAAAAACTAAATTATCTAAAGAATTTGATAAAAATATAGGCGTAACTTTAGATAATATAAATAACTCTATTCAATTTATTGTTCCTATTTCTTATAAATTATCAAATGATTCAAATATTGTAAAAAAAAACTTAGGATATATTTGTGTACTTATTCCATTAGATGAAATTAAAAAAGTTTTTCCAGACTTAGTTTCAATTGACAAAATTTCTAAAGATTTAGATATTAAAAAACTTCAAACAAAAGTCAAAATTGAGTATCAAATTGCTAACAATATTTTAATATTTTATTTATATATTTTTATTTCTTTTTTATTTGTACTATTTGGAACAATATGGGGGTTTAAAATATTCCAACAAAATATTGTGGATAAAATTTTGTCTCTAAGAGCAAGAGTTCGAAATGAAATGGAGTATATTGAAAAAAAAGAATTAAAAAATGAGTTATCTTCTTTATCACAAACATTTGATCTTTACTTAAGATATACATTATTTTTACAAAAAGAAATTTTAAAAAGTTCTCAATTAGCGGCTGCTGGTAATGTAGCTCATTATATGGCACATGATATTCGCAAACCATTTTCAAAGTTAAGGTTTTTTATTCAAGAGTTAAAAAATTTAAAAGATATATCTGAAATTAAATTAGCTATTCAAGACTTTGAGCCTACATTTATAATTTCAATGGAATATATTGAGCATATTTTAAATGAAGTCATGGATGCTGCAGTTACAAAACTTAATATTACTAAAGGAGTTCCTTTAGAGAGTGTCCTTATAATGGCATTTAATAATATAGGGACATTGCCAGAAAATACTAAAATTAAGATTGATTACAATTTGTCTGATCACTTACTTTTATCAATTGATGTTCAACGAGTTGTAAGAATTATTGTTAATATTATTTCAAATGCATTAGAGGCTATGAAATATATAGGTGATATATGGATCTTTTCTAAAGAAATAACTTTTGAAGATAATATATTTATGGAAATTTGCATTGGAAACAATAATTCTTATATAAGTGAAGATAATATTGAAAATATTTTTGAGCCTTTTTATACATATAAAAAAGAAAAAGGAACGGGATTAGGTTTATCAATAGCTCAAAAAATTGTTAAATTACATGGTGGAAAAATTTATTGTAAATCTCATTTAAATAAAGGGGTAGAATTTATATTTAATTTACCAGCTTTGATTGGAACTTATGATAAATCAAACTTCCAATTAGTAAAAAATTTAAATGGAAAAAAAATAGAGTTGTCAAAAATGAAAAATGACAATAAAATAAATTTATTAACAGAAAAGACTATAATAGTACTTGATGATGATCCTTTAGTTTGTAGAAGTTGGGAGAGAGCATTTAAATCAAGAAATACAGTTACTTTTTTGAATCCAGATGATTGTATTTATTTTATGGATGAAAACAAAAATCATTTGGATAAAATTGAGATGATAATTTCAGATTATTTTTTTGGAAAAAATTCTAGGACTACATTTGAGAATTTTATTGAAAAAGTGAGAAAAAAATATAGTGGAAAAATTTTTCTTTCTAGTGACATTACTTTAGAAGAAAAAAAATTATTTAATCAACTTAATATTATCATTATTGAAAAGAGAGTTTATTCATACGAAGAGTTATTAAATTTATTAAAATTAAACTCATAA
- a CDS encoding PilZ domain-containing protein: MAAESVKNFNDEKPFGKLSVVIADDQSMKARIMADYLKISGFLITIASSIDEMRRALDLEKIDVVIMNYHFKNGRGLSDIKNAKNKSKNAKVKFIVIGSKDDEHAKENSYRNQCDIFLVNPFPWAELIQDIKKLSKQEYRKSERMKCHIAFKVTKENQIFESTAIDISTDGVFLLDKEKLINPIVGLDIFLEFTLPRSKELLKCYGKVVRVNDKGFALQFQNLSDFDKRKIKTGVL; the protein is encoded by the coding sequence ATGGCCGCTGAAAGTGTTAAAAATTTTAATGATGAAAAGCCATTTGGAAAACTAAGTGTTGTTATTGCTGATGATCAATCCATGAAAGCCCGTATTATGGCTGATTATCTAAAGATTTCTGGTTTTTTAATAACAATTGCAAGTTCTATTGATGAAATGAGAAGAGCTTTAGATCTTGAAAAAATTGATGTTGTTATTATGAATTATCATTTTAAAAATGGTCGTGGATTATCAGATATCAAAAATGCTAAAAATAAAAGTAAAAATGCAAAAGTTAAATTTATTGTGATTGGATCAAAAGATGATGAACACGCTAAAGAAAATTCATATAGAAATCAATGTGATATATTTCTAGTAAACCCATTTCCTTGGGCTGAGCTGATTCAAGATATTAAAAAACTTTCAAAACAAGAATATCGTAAATCAGAAAGAATGAAATGTCATATTGCTTTTAAAGTTACAAAAGAAAATCAAATATTTGAATCAACAGCGATAGATATATCAACTGATGGCGTTTTTTTACTGGATAAGGAAAAGCTCATTAATCCCATTGTAGGATTAGATATATTTTTAGAATTCACCTTACCAAGATCAAAAGAGCTTTTAAAGTGTTATGGTAAAGTTGTGCGTGTTAATGATAAAGGGTTTGCTCTTCAATTTCAAAATTTATCAGATTTTGATAAAAGAAAAATTAAAACGGGTGTATTATGA
- a CDS encoding TldD/PmbA family protein: protein MLNNLSLENISNAKYSESNTIFDESWRKPLSILLGLGRASGADFIEFFLQRGNYLSGLVENGKVTAISPNLNLGAGVRVFKGKEDCYVSTNDVSFNGLKKILERALDIHSLKLESHRIITDINLEPLRDYGVIRNKNNWLTSVSSVKEICDLLLQCNDKQKNATKYLQSVTTNGFRDWQEVLVASSDGVFARDIRLNQSISAQVVCVDGAHRTSSHKRIGEASTPNFFKNLNFDDLSQKLSEIAGNMLHADYVTSGNYPVVLANQFGGVIFHEACGHLLETTAVQGNSTPFANKKGEKIAHDNLTAWDEGFWENGFGSIDMDDEGMPVQKTLLIENGVLRNFICDRMGNLLTGHPRTGSGRRQNYTFAPASRMRNTYIAPGKYTTEEMFSSIDKGIYCKSLGGGSVNGTGDFNFGVEEAWLIENGKVTKPVKGATLIGQATDIMHKISMSGNDLDISAGFCGSISGSIYVTVGQPHIKVDSITVGGR from the coding sequence ATGTTGAATAACCTTTCCTTAGAAAATATTTCAAATGCTAAATATTCTGAATCAAATACAATTTTTGATGAATCTTGGAGAAAACCATTATCTATTTTGCTTGGATTAGGTAGAGCAAGTGGAGCTGATTTCATTGAGTTTTTTTTACAAAGAGGAAACTACCTTAGTGGCCTTGTTGAAAATGGAAAAGTTACTGCAATCAGTCCAAATTTAAATTTAGGGGCAGGCGTTCGTGTTTTTAAAGGAAAAGAAGATTGTTACGTTTCAACCAACGATGTTTCTTTTAATGGTTTAAAAAAAATATTAGAAAGAGCTTTGGATATTCACTCTTTAAAATTAGAATCCCATAGAATTATTACCGATATTAATTTAGAGCCGCTTAGAGATTACGGCGTAATAAGAAATAAAAACAATTGGCTCACATCGGTAAGTTCAGTTAAAGAAATTTGTGATTTATTATTACAATGTAACGATAAACAAAAAAATGCGACTAAATATTTACAAAGTGTAACTACAAATGGTTTTCGTGACTGGCAAGAAGTTTTAGTTGCATCAAGTGATGGCGTTTTTGCAAGAGACATTCGTTTAAATCAAAGTATTTCTGCACAAGTTGTTTGTGTAGATGGTGCTCACAGAACATCATCACACAAAAGAATTGGAGAAGCCTCTACTCCAAATTTTTTCAAAAATTTAAATTTCGATGATCTTTCTCAAAAGTTATCTGAAATTGCAGGCAATATGTTACACGCCGATTATGTTACCTCTGGAAATTATCCTGTTGTTCTTGCCAATCAATTTGGTGGTGTCATTTTTCATGAAGCATGCGGACATCTCCTTGAGACCACGGCCGTTCAAGGAAACTCAACTCCTTTTGCAAATAAAAAAGGAGAAAAAATTGCTCATGATAATTTAACCGCCTGGGATGAAGGTTTTTGGGAAAATGGATTTGGCTCAATAGATATGGATGATGAAGGGATGCCTGTTCAAAAAACTTTATTAATTGAAAATGGAGTACTTCGTAACTTTATTTGCGATAGAATGGGAAATCTATTAACAGGACACCCAAGAACAGGAAGTGGCCGTAGACAAAATTATACTTTTGCACCTGCAAGCAGAATGCGAAACACATATATAGCACCAGGTAAATACACAACTGAAGAAATGTTTAGCAGTATTGATAAAGGAATATATTGCAAAAGTTTAGGTGGTGGAAGTGTCAATGGAACTGGTGATTTTAATTTTGGGGTAGAAGAAGCTTGGTTAATTGAGAATGGTAAAGTAACAAAACCTGTAAAAGGTGCTACATTAATTGGGCAGGCAACAGATATTATGCACAAGATTTCTATGTCAGGGAATGATCTTGATATTTCTGCTGGTTTTTGTGGATCAATTAGCGGTAGTATTTACGTAACTGTAGGACAACCACATATTAAAGTTGATTCCATAACAGTTGGTGGTCGCTAG
- a CDS encoding ATP-dependent 6-phosphofructokinase encodes MSYTIEIKPETFMVESLTQSFGQAHIPSPLRVSFQTENFIEDGKDRILVDISLEGLLKASRPDNGKILFQPSTFELAGPREKIFWNPDNLKVAIVTCGGLAPGLNNVVQNLVTFLSDRYRVKNIYGVPFGYQGFTHDPLTKRFAFGWRRLDSLSVQNIDFEGGSVLGTGRGHSNPISIVDALMLRDINILFTIGGDGTLAGANAIHEEIKRRKVPIALIGIPKTIDNDVLWVSKTFGFESAVGKAVEALRCAQTEARSAFHGIGLVKIMGRNSGALTATAAVAMNDIDFVLVPEVPIRLDGQNGLLNAIVRKVIDKGYITIAVAEGAGQDLFPPSEIEKDASGNVKLKDIGKFLQKVITDEFKSRNIETTLKYIDPSYMLRSQTTSADDSVFCAKLGQNAVHAAMAGKTGCMIGYAHERFTHVPLAAVALGKKHLDVNEPLWLSVLAATGQPFQWK; translated from the coding sequence ATGAGTTATACCATTGAAATTAAACCAGAAACGTTTATGGTCGAAAGTTTAACACAATCTTTTGGCCAAGCGCATATTCCCTCACCTTTAAGAGTCTCTTTTCAAACAGAGAATTTTATTGAAGATGGGAAGGATAGAATTTTGGTTGATATTTCTTTGGAAGGATTGCTAAAAGCCTCTCGTCCAGATAATGGTAAAATTCTTTTTCAACCTTCAACTTTTGAATTGGCTGGTCCTAGAGAAAAAATATTTTGGAACCCAGATAATTTAAAAGTAGCTATTGTTACATGTGGTGGTCTTGCACCTGGTTTAAACAATGTTGTTCAAAATTTAGTTACCTTTCTTTCTGATCGTTACAGAGTAAAAAATATTTATGGTGTTCCTTTTGGATACCAGGGATTTACACATGACCCTTTAACAAAACGATTTGCATTTGGGTGGAGACGTTTAGACTCTCTTTCGGTTCAAAATATTGATTTTGAAGGTGGGAGTGTTTTAGGTACTGGTAGAGGTCACTCTAATCCTATCTCTATTGTCGATGCTCTTATGTTAAGAGACATAAATATTCTTTTTACAATTGGTGGCGATGGCACTTTAGCGGGTGCAAATGCAATTCACGAAGAAATTAAAAGAAGAAAAGTTCCTATAGCATTAATAGGAATTCCAAAAACGATTGATAATGATGTTTTATGGGTAAGCAAAACGTTTGGTTTTGAATCCGCTGTTGGTAAAGCTGTTGAGGCTTTGCGTTGTGCCCAAACAGAGGCTAGGTCTGCTTTTCATGGCATAGGCTTGGTTAAAATTATGGGTCGTAATAGCGGTGCTTTAACTGCTACAGCTGCTGTAGCTATGAATGATATTGATTTTGTACTTGTTCCAGAAGTTCCTATACGTCTAGATGGTCAAAATGGATTATTAAACGCTATTGTGCGCAAAGTAATTGATAAGGGTTATATTACAATTGCCGTAGCTGAGGGTGCTGGGCAAGATCTCTTCCCTCCTTCAGAGATTGAAAAAGATGCAAGTGGCAATGTTAAGTTAAAAGACATTGGAAAATTTCTTCAAAAAGTAATTACCGACGAATTTAAATCTAGAAACATTGAAACAACTTTAAAATATATTGATCCAAGTTATATGTTACGTTCGCAAACGACTTCTGCTGATGACTCCGTTTTTTGTGCTAAACTTGGTCAAAATGCTGTTCATGCTGCTATGGCAGGAAAAACAGGATGTATGATAGGATATGCACATGAACGCTTTACCCATGTTCCTTTAGCAGCTGTTGCTCTCGGCAAAAAACATTTAGATGTGAATGAGCCTTTATGGCTTTCTGTTTTAGCAGCAACAGGTCAGCCTTTTCAATGGAAATAA
- a CDS encoding DUF2795 domain-containing protein has translation MTSESCSVKTTEKDATQDKNNIEKIEKYLKGNIYPSEKKHLIECANKNTAPKYFLDDLNKLKDKKYENNSEIMKEIYN, from the coding sequence ATGACAAGTGAATCATGTAGTGTGAAAACCACTGAAAAAGACGCAACTCAAGATAAAAATAATATTGAAAAAATAGAGAAATATTTAAAAGGAAATATTTATCCTAGTGAAAAAAAACATTTAATAGAATGTGCTAATAAAAATACAGCACCAAAATATTTTTTAGATGATTTAAATAAATTAAAAGATAAAAAATATGAAAATAATTCTGAAATTATGAAAGAAATTTATAATTAA
- the rph gene encoding ribonuclease PH — translation MSLRSHGRTASQPRAIKITPKYLKNPMGSVLIEYGETKVLCSASVEDSVPNWMRGTRGQGWVTAEYSLLPASTQDRSRRERQHLSGRTQEIQRLIGRSLRSIVDMKLLGERTIIIDCDVIQADGGTRTASVTGGYVALKLAIEALIKQNKIRNNPLRDAVAAISLGLFEDQIFVDLDYQEDQKADVDLNVVMTASGQLLEIQGTAEKRPYTREQLNKMLDLASDALKEVFDEQNAAFA, via the coding sequence ATGTCATTACGTTCACATGGTCGTACAGCTTCTCAGCCAAGAGCAATTAAAATTACGCCTAAATATTTAAAAAATCCTATGGGTTCTGTCTTAATTGAATACGGCGAAACTAAGGTTTTGTGTTCGGCAAGTGTTGAAGATTCCGTACCAAATTGGATGCGTGGAACAAGAGGACAAGGTTGGGTGACAGCAGAATATTCTTTATTACCTGCATCTACTCAAGATCGTTCGCGTCGCGAACGCCAACATCTTTCTGGTCGTACTCAAGAAATCCAAAGACTAATTGGCCGTTCTTTACGCTCCATTGTCGATATGAAATTATTAGGTGAAAGAACAATTATTATTGATTGTGATGTCATTCAAGCCGATGGAGGAACAAGAACTGCTTCTGTTACTGGTGGTTATGTTGCGTTAAAACTAGCAATTGAGGCTTTGATAAAACAAAACAAAATCAGAAATAATCCATTAAGAGACGCAGTTGCTGCTATTTCTTTAGGGCTTTTTGAAGACCAAATTTTTGTGGATCTAGATTATCAAGAAGATCAAAAAGCTGATGTTGATCTCAATGTTGTAATGACAGCGAGTGGACAACTTCTTGAAATCCAAGGGACAGCAGAAAAACGTCCTTATACTCGCGAACAACTTAACAAGATGTTAGATCTGGCTTCCGATGCTTTAAAAGAAGTATTTGATGAACAGAATGCTGCATTTGCTTGA
- a CDS encoding TldD/PmbA family protein: protein MSLNIEQLKSDIDSIARSLGIQQYDVYGSTKEESSASSKNKKPFGLNSSSKSNMLIRVWNRNHQVGVTTTSNLTYAGLTDALILAHSSAEFTSRENNYDFSDDCLNSSQNIHIQQNYTNMTSMGELVEKTVQAETKILENSSVFKSVPYNKVSESISKKFYFNSLGAFKSEDKNISYCYFYPLAQEEGKIAREAGFLSIVNGFQNLNVEECAEKAILKTRNHLNYKGIKSGKYKVIFSPEAFLDLFNAFANFINAQNILDKKSLSTIETLNTIVASPLFNLYDSPLHDKNPSKSHFDEEGTKTQNTEIIKNGVLKSLLHSSFTAKKFKTKSTGNGNIGSKTTVSPHFLHVTGASTHSASFDLNNEKNTIFIEAVKSLHAGVNALQGSFSLPFDGFLLNNEEKQSIESATVAGDFLTLLKDICYVDNNEEVTASGVCSNVWIKELSITGNG from the coding sequence ATGTCATTAAATATAGAACAATTAAAATCAGATATAGATTCAATCGCAAGATCTCTTGGAATTCAACAATATGATGTCTATGGTTCAACAAAAGAAGAAAGCTCTGCAAGCTCGAAAAATAAAAAACCATTTGGTTTAAACTCATCAAGCAAATCGAATATGCTCATTCGTGTTTGGAATAGAAATCATCAAGTGGGAGTAACAACAACTTCTAACTTAACTTATGCAGGCTTAACAGATGCTTTAATATTAGCACACTCCTCCGCTGAATTTACATCAAGAGAAAATAATTATGATTTTAGCGATGACTGTTTAAATAGCTCACAAAATATACATATCCAACAAAATTATACAAATATGACTTCTATGGGTGAACTTGTTGAAAAAACAGTACAAGCCGAAACTAAAATATTAGAAAATTCTTCTGTGTTTAAAAGTGTTCCTTATAATAAAGTTTCTGAATCTATTTCTAAGAAGTTTTATTTTAATAGTTTAGGAGCATTTAAATCCGAAGATAAAAATATTTCTTACTGTTACTTTTATCCTCTTGCACAAGAAGAGGGTAAAATTGCAAGAGAAGCTGGTTTTCTTTCTATTGTAAATGGATTTCAAAATTTAAATGTGGAAGAATGTGCTGAAAAAGCAATATTAAAAACAAGAAATCATTTAAATTATAAAGGAATTAAATCTGGTAAATATAAAGTTATATTTTCACCAGAAGCTTTTTTAGATCTTTTTAATGCTTTTGCAAATTTTATTAATGCACAAAATATTTTAGATAAAAAAAGTCTTTCTACAATTGAAACATTAAATACAATTGTTGCTTCTCCCTTATTCAATCTTTATGATTCGCCTTTACATGATAAAAATCCTTCAAAATCTCACTTTGACGAAGAAGGAACAAAAACTCAAAATACGGAAATTATTAAAAATGGAGTTTTAAAGTCATTACTTCATAGCAGTTTTACGGCCAAAAAATTTAAAACAAAATCTACTGGAAATGGAAATATAGGATCTAAAACCACTGTTTCTCCGCATTTTTTGCATGTGACTGGAGCAAGTACACACTCTGCTTCTTTCGATTTAAATAATGAAAAAAATACTATTTTTATCGAAGCTGTAAAATCTCTCCATGCTGGAGTAAATGCTTTACAAGGTTCCTTTTCTCTTCCATTTGATGGTTTTTTGCTAAACAATGAAGAAAAACAAAGTATTGAATCCGCAACAGTTGCCGGTGATTTTTTAACTTTACTAAAAGATATTTGTTACGTTGATAACAATGAAGAAGTAACAGCAAGCGGAGTATGTTCTAATGTATGGATTAAAGAATTATCTATTACAGGAAATGGATAA